ATTCCGGATACACGAAAGGTTCGGAACACGTTGAGACGAACACGCTACTGCCAGACGGTGGGCTCGCCACTGAACTCCCGGTCGTTCGTGAGGATAGCGTCTGTCCCGCGAACTCTGTGGTTCGCGACGAGGAGGGCATCGTGCATCGTGTGATGATCGATAAGACTGGCACACACGGCGAGGTCTTGCTCGTTGGCAGCGGCGATCTGAACGGGGCCATCGTTCACGAGGCCGCGCAAGACCGCGTTCGGTGTCGTATCGACCGCGACACCGGCGATATCTCCCTTGTTGACCGCTGTCCAGAGTGCTTCGCTCACCGCGATCGTCGGTGCCTCGATTACGTCGACGCCCCGTTCGGCTCGCTGGAAGATCTCGTCTGCGGCCGGCGGGAGTTGATCGACGAGATACCGTGCCATCGCGACACCATCGGCGGTGTACCGGGTCACGGCTGCCACTCCGATTGGCGCTTCTCGCGGATTTCGGCTTCCATCTCTTCGGCCATCTCCGCACGCTTTTCCTCGGGAACGTCCTCGTCGACGAGCATGCCGCGCCCCGCCGATTGCGTTGCCTTTCTGACCCGGATTCCGTCCTCGGCCTTCTCCCACCGAACTTCATCACCCTCCTGCAGATCGAACTCCGTACGGAGCGCTTTCGGGATCGTTACCTGCCCTTTCCGGGTGATCCGTGTCGTCTGCTCTTCGCCGTCGTTGTCGGTATCCATACGGAGTACTACAGGATGTAGTACCTAAGAACTGTCGCCGAGTGATCGTTCGACGACGCCCTGTCCGGACGAAACAGGGAGGAGCCGTCACCACTCGTCGGGATCGATCCGGCGGATCGAGACGTTGTCGAACGCTGCCGTCGCCCGATCCCGAGCGGCCCCGCTGTGGACCGCCAGCCCCAGCGTGATCGGGTCGGACAACGAGAGCGGGCGCTGGTCGATCGTCCGCCAGCCCCGGCCGTCGCGGGAGACGTAACAGGTGAGGGTGTCGCCGATGCGATCCAGACGGACCCAGCGAGCGTCTGCCACGCCCGATCCGAGGCGCTGGCTGATCGGCGTCGCACTCCGCGTCTGTCGCCAGCAGGTCTCCACTTCGTCGTCCGGCGTTCGGCCGACGGAGCCGTACGGCGCGCCGTCACCGGCGTCGTCCCTGACGGTCAGTCCGGCCTCGCTGTCGTGTCCGGCCGCTTCGAAGTCGGCGAGGCGGGCGCGGACGCTGATCGGTCCGGCGACGCTCGTGTAGACGTAGTAGAACCCCGCGCGCTCGCCGTCGCCACCGCCACCGGTCACGACCCACTCGTCGCCGTCCTCGCTCACGCTCCCCGCGAGGGCCACGCTGCCAACGTCGCGAGCGTCCGTGAGATCGTAGGTCGCGTCGGCCGGCGCGTGGCGTGACGGATCGGTCGCCATCATGCAGTTCCGGAGTGCGATCTTCGCGCCGCCGGCTCGACTGGCCTCGACGCCTACCTCCCAGTTCAGTCGGTCGGCGGCGTCGGCGACGATCGCCAGCCCCGTTCCCGTCCCGTCCTCGGCCGTCGTGAAACCGGCTTCGAACACCTTGGCGCGCTCTGCCTCCGGGATACCGGGACCGTCGTCTGCCACGTAGAAGCCGTCCGCCAGCGCACCCAGCCAGACGGTCACGTCCGACCCCCCGTGATCGATCGCGTTAGTGAAGAGGTTCTCCAGGATCGGACGCAGCGCGGACCGTTCGGCGTTGACGATCGTCTCGTCGGGGAGATCGATCCGCAGCGTCGACGACCCCCGTGCGACGACTTCCCACACTTCTCGGGCCATGTCGGCCAGCCGCGTGTAGTGTGGGTCGCCGTCGTGTGCGCCCCCGACCAGGGTCTCGAAGTCGCTGATGAGTTCCTGCATCCGGCGGTTGGCGTTCTCCACGCGGTCGAGGGCCGCCTGGTCGCCCGCTCGGGCCAGTTCGAGATAGCCGTCGGCGACCTGGAGGGGCGACCGCAGGTCGTGGGTCACGAAGTCGGTGAAGCGTTCGAGCTGGGCGATCCGGCGCTGCATCTCCCGGCGCTCGCGCTCCCACTCGGACACGTCGCGCGCCCAGCCCACGACGCCGCGCAGTTCGCCCGCCCCGTCCGTCCACGGGAGGATCGTGCGCTCGATCCAGCGGGCGGACTCGCCGGTGTCGTGTTGTTCGACGGCTCCGACGATCGGTTCCCCGGTGTCGAGGACCGACTGCGTTCGGTCGTGGGCGCGCTCGGAGACCTTCGCCGCACCGTCGCGCTCGCTCGCGAGGGCCGCGTCGGTGCGGCCGTACAGCAGCTCCGGGTCCAGGTCGCCGTCGCCAGCGGCCGCGACGTACTGTCCGGCGCGGTTCTTGACGAAGAGCGATCCGTCGTGAGCGTCGAGCAACTGCTCGAAGGCGTCTGTCCGGAGCCGAGCCACAGAGTGAGCTTCCCCTCGGCGGGCCACGTCCCGGACCGTCTCGACGAACGACGCACGAGAGATCGTCGAGCGGGGGAGATAGATACCGCCCGCGGCAGCGGTCGCGGCCGCCTCGTCGGCGTCGTAGGTCTCGGAGACGGTGATCCAGGGGACGCCGTCGACGGTCGAGACCGCTCTGGGGTCGACGCTCGAACGATCGGATTCGGCGGCGACCACGCAGACGACACCGGCGTCGATCTGGTCGGCCGTGAGCCGCTCTGTGACCGAGCGAACGGCGAACCGATCGAGATCGCTCAGCGGGTCCAGGGCGTCGGAGTCGGGTGGTCCGACGGCGAGGATCGTCGGCGTCTGTCCGAACGACCGACGGGAGAGCGTCATATCTGGGGTTACGCGCTGAGTAAAATAAACGTACGGACCGAAAGAATCAGCGCCCGTCGTCGGCCACTCGCACCGAGACGTCGTCGAACGCCGCAGTACAGCGACGCTGGGACGCAGTGTCCGAGACGATCAGTCCGACGTACGCCCGTCCGGGCAGTGCGAGCGTGCGCTGGTCGACCGGCTGCCAGGACCGGCCGTCGACCGACACCGAGACCGTCACCCGGTCGCCGTCGAAGGTGAGGCGAAACCAGTCGTGCTGCCCGACGACCGCGTCCAATCGCTGGCTCGTTTCGGCCGTGGTCGCCGCCGTCTGCCAGCGGACTTCGGTTCCTCCACCGGCCGTCCGCCCGACGGAACCAGAGACAGCGTCCGTCGACAGCGACGACCGGATCGTGAGGCCGGCGGTGCCGTCCGGACCGCCCTCGTCCAGCCGACGGAGCCGAGCCGTCATCTCGACCGGTCCGTCGACGGTCGCGTACGCGAACTCGCTTCGCTGTCCCTCGTGGGAACTGCGCCCGCTGGAGAGGGTCCAGCGGTCGCCGTCGACGGCGACACGGCCCTCGAACTGGTCGCTCCCGACGGTGGCCGAGCCGTCGAGCGTGCGCTCCCCGCGCAGTTCGGAGACCTGGGGAGGCTGGGAGACCAGCATACAGTTGCGGACCTCGTAGCGCGCGACGCCGTCTGTGCGAGAGAGCCCGAGCGTCCACCCCTGTGCTTCGACCGTCGACCGGACGCCCGGCGACACCGGCTCGGGGTCGTCGCCAGCGGCGTCGGCGTGGGCGTTTTCGACGTAGAAGCCGTCGTCGAGCGGTCCCAGATGCACCTCGACGGACCGGCTCTCCCGGCCGTCGTCGGGGAGGTCGTTCGCGGCGACGGCCGTCTCGAAGAACGCTTCGAGGAGCGGCCTGATCGTCGATTCGGGCGCGTTGACGACAGCGTCGTCCGAGAGCGCCACCGACAGCGACCCTCGGCGATCGCCCACGACCGTCCACACGTCCCGAGCGATCGCCGCGATCCGGGCCGTCTGCGTGCGCTCGATGTCGACCTGCTGACCGTCGACGAGTCGTTCGAGGGCGTCGACGAGTTCGGCCATCCGGTCTGTTGCCTCCGCCAGACGGTCGAGGGCGACCTCGTCGCCGTCCCAGGCGAGGTCGAGATAGGCGTCGACGACCTGCAGCGGCGACCGCAGTTCCTGACTGACGTAGCTGGTGAACCGTTCCAGCCGGTCGATCCGGGTCTGCAGCGCGGCTCGGGTCTCGTGGCGCTCCGTGACCGACCGTTCGATGCCGACGACACCGACGATCGAACCGTCCACCCGCCAGGGGTAGATCGTCCGTTCGAGCCAGGCGGCTCCCTCGCCCTGACCGAACCGCTCGACGGCTCCGAGGATCGGTTCGCCGCTCTCGGCGACCGTGAGCGCATCCCGATGACGGCGTTCGAGCAGCGGCGCGTCGGCGTCGCCTTCGCGTGCCAGCTGTGCGTCGGTGTTGCCCAACAGCGAGCGATCGCGCTCGTCGGCGTTCGAGACGGCGAGGTAACGTCCGTCCGCGTCCTTGACGTAGATCGTCTCGCTCCGTGTCGAGAGCAGTTGCTCGAACGCGTCCGCCAGCAGCGACTCGCTTCGCCTGCGCTCGCCCGACTCGGCACCACTGGCCAGTGCCGTCGCGAACTGGCCCCGAGAAGCCGACGGCGGGACGTAGCGGGCACCAGTGAGACCGACCGCACCGGCGCGGTCGGCCCCGCCGGCCGTGGGGGCGATCAGGACGGAAACGTCGTCGGTGACCTCGAACACGTCGGTCGCGAGATCGTCGCCGGTCCCGTCGGGGAGCGAGTCGCGCGCGAGCACGCAGACGACGCCCCCCTCGTCGAGCGCCGCGAGCGCCGCCTCGCGGTCGGCCACGAACGCCAGTTCGTATTCCGGGACCACTCGGGCCACCTGTGGCGGGTCGTCGAACCCGACGACGAGGACGGTCGGCTCGCCGTCGAGGTATCGCCGCAGATAGGTCACTACCCGACGTAGGGCCGTTCGGTACGTAAATATGTGGCCCGCGATCCAGTCGACACCTATAGTGGTCTGCCCCGAGAACGAACGACCATGACTACCGTGACGCTGATCGGCTCCCGCCTCGCGACGGCCGGCGAGGAGTTCGTCTATCGCGGCGAGGCCAGCGGCTGTGACGGCTGTCCCTATCGCGACCAGTGCCTCAACCTCACCGAAGGCGTGCGCTACCGGATCACGGACGTTCGCGAGTCGGGACAGGTCCTCGACTGTGCCGTCCACGACAGCGGCGTCAAGGCCGTTGAGGTCGAACCCGCACCGATCAAAGCCAACGTCAGCGCGAAAGGGGCCTACGCCGGAAGTAGCGCCACGCTGGAGGGGCCGTGTCCATACACCGGCTGTCCGAGCCACGAGTACTGCGAGCCGGCGGGAGCGTCCTTCGACGAGGAGTACCGCATCGACGAGATCGTCGGCGATCCCCCCCACGACTACTGCGGACTGGATCGCGACCTCACGCTCGTCGAGCTGGCACCGCCCGAAGAGCGCAGCGGCCGCTGACAGTCACGCCCGTCGACGCGGATCTGCCGTCGTTCTGTCGACCGGGCAAACGGCGACACGACGCCGTCTCAGTCTCAGTCGTCACTCCGGAGGCTGCCGGTCCGCTCGGCCGTGTAGCCGAACACGTCCTCGTAGCCGTCCGGCGAGAGCAACACCGGGTGGAACGGCTCGTCGGCGACGAGGGGGTCGCCGTCGGTGGCGGCGAACGCCTCGCCGGCACCGACCTCCTCGAAGTTGTCCGCGTACACCTCGTAGATCTCGCCCATCGCCTTCGGGATCGGGTCGCCGAGTTCGTACACCGGCACGTCTCTGTGCTCGGTGCGTGACGCCGCTGGCAGCACACCGACCGCCTGGAGGAAGGCCCGCGTCAGCACGACGGCGTTGTCGGCCGCCTGCTCGGAGCCCTGATAGCCACACTCGACCTCGATCGTCGCCGGAATCCCGTCGAAGATCCGCCCCTCGTTCGAGCCGTCCGTCTCGATCACGGCGTCGATCGGGAGTCGCGGGCAGACGCTCCGGGCGAGGTCGTCGATCGTGTCTACGAGCGCGAACATCCCGCCGTAGGACCGCGTCGAGTGCAGCGCCAGCGTCGTACAGTCCCCGATCTCCTCGACCAGCCTGGCCGCCAGTCGCTCCTCGCGGGAGCCGTCCGGCGAGCCGGGGAACGATCGGTTCAGGTCGGTGTCGACGTAGCGCTGGCCGCGCTCGATCGCCGCCTCGTTGGCGATCACGAACGCGACCGGTCGCTCGACGGTCGGCGACGCTTCGAGGAGTGTCTCGACCGCGTGGACACCGCAGGGTTCGTCACCGTGGATCCCACCCACGACGGCGACCTCGGGATCGCCGTCGCCCAGTTGTTCGACGTACACAGCAGCATGCAGCGGCTCCACGGAGAAATATTACACGCTCGCCGGCCCCTACTCCAGGGACGCGGCGTACTCGAAGTCCCGCTCGCTCGCGGTCGGACACTCGTCGTCCAGCCTGATCTGCCAGCCGTGCAGAGCCGTCGGATCGTTCAGGGCGTCGGTCAACACCGTCCGCACGTCGAGTACGTCGACGCCGTAGTAGTCCGGGGGCGTCCCCTGGAGATACTGCAAGGCGGTCCGAAAGAGGCTCCGCATCCCGTCGTCGTTCTCGAAGTCGAAGTGCTTGTACGCACCTGCTGCGACCTGCACCATCCCGTGGAGAAACGCACTCTCCGTGGTTCCCTGTCCGTAGTTGTACCACTCC
Above is a genomic segment from Halomicrobium sp. LC1Hm containing:
- a CDS encoding UPF0179 family protein — protein: MTTVTLIGSRLATAGEEFVYRGEASGCDGCPYRDQCLNLTEGVRYRITDVRESGQVLDCAVHDSGVKAVEVEPAPIKANVSAKGAYAGSSATLEGPCPYTGCPSHEYCEPAGASFDEEYRIDEIVGDPPHDYCGLDRDLTLVELAPPEERSGR
- a CDS encoding AbrB/MazE/SpoVT family DNA-binding domain-containing protein, whose amino-acid sequence is MDTDNDGEEQTTRITRKGQVTIPKALRTEFDLQEGDEVRWEKAEDGIRVRKATQSAGRGMLVDEDVPEEKRAEMAEEMEAEIREKRQSEWQP
- a CDS encoding DUF309 domain-containing protein; its protein translation is MDDHTRDHDVAPPISGNPTGWDQDRRASNGWEHGTLRGAVVHGVRLYNAGEFHEAHDCFEAEWYNYGQGTTESAFLHGMVQVAAGAYKHFDFENDDGMRSLFRTALQYLQGTPPDYYGVDVLDVRTVLTDALNDPTALHGWQIRLDDECPTASERDFEYAASLE
- a CDS encoding ATP-binding protein; translated protein: MTLSRRSFGQTPTILAVGPPDSDALDPLSDLDRFAVRSVTERLTADQIDAGVVCVVAAESDRSSVDPRAVSTVDGVPWITVSETYDADEAAATAAAGGIYLPRSTISRASFVETVRDVARRGEAHSVARLRTDAFEQLLDAHDGSLFVKNRAGQYVAAAGDGDLDPELLYGRTDAALASERDGAAKVSERAHDRTQSVLDTGEPIVGAVEQHDTGESARWIERTILPWTDGAGELRGVVGWARDVSEWERERREMQRRIAQLERFTDFVTHDLRSPLQVADGYLELARAGDQAALDRVENANRRMQELISDFETLVGGAHDGDPHYTRLADMAREVWEVVARGSSTLRIDLPDETIVNAERSALRPILENLFTNAIDHGGSDVTVWLGALADGFYVADDGPGIPEAERAKVFEAGFTTAEDGTGTGLAIVADAADRLNWEVGVEASRAGGAKIALRNCMMATDPSRHAPADATYDLTDARDVGSVALAGSVSEDGDEWVVTGGGGDGERAGFYYVYTSVAGPISVRARLADFEAAGHDSEAGLTVRDDAGDGAPYGSVGRTPDDEVETCWRQTRSATPISQRLGSGVADARWVRLDRIGDTLTCYVSRDGRGWRTIDQRPLSLSDPITLGLAVHSGAARDRATAAFDNVSIRRIDPDEW
- a CDS encoding PAS domain-containing protein — encoded protein: MTYLRRYLDGEPTVLVVGFDDPPQVARVVPEYELAFVADREAALAALDEGGVVCVLARDSLPDGTGDDLATDVFEVTDDVSVLIAPTAGGADRAGAVGLTGARYVPPSASRGQFATALASGAESGERRRSESLLADAFEQLLSTRSETIYVKDADGRYLAVSNADERDRSLLGNTDAQLAREGDADAPLLERRHRDALTVAESGEPILGAVERFGQGEGAAWLERTIYPWRVDGSIVGVVGIERSVTERHETRAALQTRIDRLERFTSYVSQELRSPLQVVDAYLDLAWDGDEVALDRLAEATDRMAELVDALERLVDGQQVDIERTQTARIAAIARDVWTVVGDRRGSLSVALSDDAVVNAPESTIRPLLEAFFETAVAANDLPDDGRESRSVEVHLGPLDDGFYVENAHADAAGDDPEPVSPGVRSTVEAQGWTLGLSRTDGVARYEVRNCMLVSQPPQVSELRGERTLDGSATVGSDQFEGRVAVDGDRWTLSSGRSSHEGQRSEFAYATVDGPVEMTARLRRLDEGGPDGTAGLTIRSSLSTDAVSGSVGRTAGGGTEVRWQTAATTAETSQRLDAVVGQHDWFRLTFDGDRVTVSVSVDGRSWQPVDQRTLALPGRAYVGLIVSDTASQRRCTAAFDDVSVRVADDGR
- a CDS encoding succinylglutamate desuccinylase/aspartoacylase family protein; this encodes MYVEQLGDGDPEVAVVGGIHGDEPCGVHAVETLLEASPTVERPVAFVIANEAAIERGQRYVDTDLNRSFPGSPDGSREERLAARLVEEIGDCTTLALHSTRSYGGMFALVDTIDDLARSVCPRLPIDAVIETDGSNEGRIFDGIPATIEVECGYQGSEQAADNAVVLTRAFLQAVGVLPAASRTEHRDVPVYELGDPIPKAMGEIYEVYADNFEEVGAGEAFAATDGDPLVADEPFHPVLLSPDGYEDVFGYTAERTGSLRSDD